One genomic segment of Streptomyces sp. NBC_00239 includes these proteins:
- a CDS encoding CbtB domain-containing protein, giving the protein MAQSTAAPAVSPAIGSDTPLPVRAVLPWAVFVGLLMIVALYFVGAEQGATAVFAGEGVHEWVHDGRHLLGFPCH; this is encoded by the coding sequence ATGGCTCAGTCCACCGCTGCCCCCGCTGTTTCCCCCGCCATAGGTTCCGACACGCCGCTGCCGGTGCGCGCGGTCCTGCCCTGGGCCGTCTTCGTCGGCCTTCTCATGATCGTGGCCCTGTACTTCGTCGGTGCCGAACAGGGCGCGACGGCCGTGTTCGCCGGCGAGGGTGTGCACGAGTGGGTGCACGACGGCCGCCACCTGCTCGGTTTCCCCTGCCACTGA
- a CDS encoding CbtA family protein: protein MHTATVRNLLVRGMIAGLLAGLIAFALAYVIGEPAVEDSIALEQTQSAPAGHGEHGAAAAPAEEEEELVSRPVQSTFGLATGTLVYGVALGGIASLVFSFAFGRIGRFSPQATAALTAAGVFTTVYLVPFLKYPATPPAVGNPDTIGKRTTLFFLMILLSVLLGLGAVIIGRRLAPRLGNWNATVVAGAGFAVAVTLAFVFLPDNGDAVKETFPAALLWEFRMASLAIQAALWASFGLVFGALATRVLAARPGVRDEATAGERVSSAPAV, encoded by the coding sequence ATGCACACTGCAACTGTCAGAAACCTTCTGGTCCGCGGCATGATCGCGGGCCTGCTGGCCGGGCTGATCGCGTTCGCGCTCGCCTACGTGATCGGGGAACCGGCGGTCGAGGACTCGATCGCGCTGGAGCAGACACAATCCGCACCCGCCGGCCACGGGGAGCACGGCGCCGCCGCTGCCCCGGCCGAGGAAGAGGAGGAGTTGGTCAGCCGACCGGTGCAGTCCACCTTCGGCCTGGCGACGGGAACCCTTGTCTACGGCGTGGCGCTGGGTGGCATCGCCTCGCTGGTGTTCAGCTTCGCCTTCGGCCGGATCGGCAGGTTCAGCCCTCAGGCCACTGCCGCGCTCACCGCCGCGGGCGTGTTCACCACCGTGTACCTGGTGCCGTTCCTGAAGTATCCGGCTACTCCGCCCGCAGTCGGCAATCCCGACACCATCGGCAAGCGCACCACCCTGTTCTTCCTGATGATCCTCCTCAGCGTCCTGCTGGGTCTGGGTGCCGTGATCATCGGTAGGCGACTGGCGCCCCGCCTGGGCAACTGGAACGCCACGGTCGTGGCCGGGGCGGGCTTCGCCGTGGCTGTCACGTTGGCGTTCGTGTTCCTGCCGGACAACGGTGACGCGGTGAAGGAGACCTTCCCCGCCGCGCTGCTGTGGGAGTTCCGGATGGCCTCCCTCGCCATCCAGGCGGCGCTATGGGCGAGCTTCGGCTTGGTCTTCGGCGCACTGGCGACGCGTGTCCTCGCGGCCCGGCCGGGAGTGCGCGACGAAGCCACCGCAGGGGAGAGAGTCTCGTCGGCGCCCGCCGTCTGA
- a CDS encoding copper resistance CopC family protein: protein MAARTLVVPLTAALVWAAAPQASAHTGLLSSSPSDGATVDALPSDVRLTFSDEMSQQYAKVALTGPDGSPAGEGEPRVEGKSATLTVKPGLPAGRYTVGYRVVSADGHPVAGSYTFTVKETAGATPPPASSPASSAAASPSTYGPASPTASSPQAGSSRTGASNRGALSALVLAGVLIIAGAGGAVLLMRRKKARHDG from the coding sequence ATGGCGGCACGCACCCTGGTCGTACCCCTCACCGCCGCCCTGGTCTGGGCGGCGGCCCCGCAGGCGTCGGCGCACACCGGCCTCCTCTCAAGCAGCCCCTCCGACGGGGCCACTGTCGACGCTCTGCCGTCCGACGTCCGGCTGACGTTCAGCGATGAGATGTCCCAGCAATACGCCAAGGTGGCTCTGACCGGCCCGGACGGCAGCCCGGCCGGTGAGGGTGAGCCGCGGGTCGAGGGGAAGAGCGCGACGCTGACGGTGAAGCCCGGCCTGCCTGCGGGCCGCTACACCGTCGGCTACCGGGTCGTCTCGGCCGATGGCCATCCCGTGGCCGGCTCGTACACCTTCACCGTCAAGGAGACGGCCGGCGCCACGCCGCCGCCTGCCTCCTCGCCGGCTTCTTCCGCCGCCGCCTCGCCGAGCACCTATGGCCCTGCGAGCCCGACCGCGTCGTCGCCGCAGGCGGGGTCGTCTAGGACCGGGGCGTCCAACCGCGGCGCACTGTCGGCCCTGGTGCTGGCGGGCGTGCTGATCATCGCGGGAGCCGGTGGCGCGGTGCTGCTGATGCGGCGGAAGAAGGCTCGGCATGACGGCTGA
- a CDS encoding cytochrome c oxidase assembly protein, producing MTADNARVPRPPVVLGTAAFVAVAVTALAMWAAGGSAQQVPGIEDAGPLTEWGLPIARIAADAAAVATVGLLLLAAVLLPGGRQLGDGRLRYLTWAAASAAVWALSSAALLVFTLSDLFAQPVTAMLDPAIVADFVITDAQGRAYATMTAAGLLLATVCMGITTVRWARAALVVAVAGVLPPAFTGHSAAAGNHDAAVMSLALHVAGVAVWVGGLLFVLVAALRREDGAAVAARRFSPLAGAAFLAVAASGLVNALVRLPVSEVLFTSAYGRMVLVKTGALLLLGGIGWWHRRRTLPAVADGARGPFIRLAAGELLVMAAAMGLAVALSRTPAPSAGGGSLSPAEELLGFAMPPELGGFPWTPLFTQWHFDPLFAFGTGAAAVLYLAGVRKLRARGDAWPVGRTIAWMLGLAVTVVATMSGLAVYGKVMFSVHMGQHMILAMTVPILLVLGAPATLALRTLPTAAKDGPDGPREVLMRLLHSRYVKVISHPAVAGILFIGSAFAVYYTSLFETLMRSHLGHMVMLIHFLAVGLLFFWVIIGIDPGPRRPPHLGRLFVLMLTMPFHSWFSISLMSSTGLLAEDWWTTVARSWGPSLADDQYNAGAIAWATGDIPVLITTIILAAQWVRSDAREARRVDRQIDRGDANDPLAAYNAYLASLHARDRRAPQAAKVAAQAGPTSPQNAGEES from the coding sequence ATGACGGCTGACAACGCGCGTGTACCTCGCCCGCCGGTTGTGCTCGGCACGGCCGCCTTCGTGGCCGTGGCTGTGACCGCGCTGGCGATGTGGGCGGCCGGTGGGTCGGCCCAGCAGGTGCCGGGCATCGAGGACGCCGGGCCGCTGACGGAGTGGGGGCTGCCCATAGCCCGTATCGCTGCCGACGCCGCCGCCGTCGCCACCGTCGGCTTGTTGCTGCTGGCCGCGGTCCTGCTGCCGGGCGGCCGGCAGCTCGGTGACGGCCGTCTGCGGTACCTGACATGGGCAGCAGCGTCGGCAGCCGTGTGGGCGCTGTCGTCCGCCGCGCTGCTCGTGTTCACCCTCTCCGACCTGTTCGCCCAGCCTGTGACCGCGATGCTGGATCCCGCAATCGTGGCGGACTTCGTCATCACCGACGCGCAGGGCCGCGCCTACGCGACGATGACGGCTGCCGGGCTGTTGCTGGCGACCGTCTGCATGGGCATCACCACGGTCCGGTGGGCGCGGGCCGCACTGGTGGTCGCGGTGGCAGGCGTACTGCCGCCCGCGTTCACCGGTCACTCCGCCGCCGCCGGAAACCATGACGCGGCGGTGATGAGCCTGGCCCTCCATGTGGCGGGCGTGGCCGTGTGGGTGGGCGGTCTGCTCTTCGTCCTGGTCGCAGCCCTTCGGCGCGAGGACGGGGCGGCGGTCGCGGCCCGCCGGTTCAGCCCGCTGGCAGGCGCGGCGTTCCTCGCCGTCGCCGCGAGCGGCCTGGTCAACGCCCTGGTCCGGCTCCCCGTCTCGGAGGTCCTGTTCACCAGTGCCTACGGCCGGATGGTCCTGGTCAAGACGGGCGCGCTGCTGCTACTCGGCGGGATCGGCTGGTGGCATCGGCGCCGGACCCTGCCCGCGGTCGCCGACGGAGCCCGGGGCCCGTTCATCCGGCTGGCGGCGGGCGAGCTGCTGGTCATGGCCGCCGCGATGGGGCTGGCCGTAGCCCTCTCCCGCACGCCCGCGCCCAGTGCCGGAGGCGGCTCGCTGTCGCCAGCGGAGGAGTTGCTGGGGTTCGCGATGCCGCCGGAGCTGGGCGGCTTCCCGTGGACCCCGCTGTTCACCCAGTGGCATTTCGACCCGCTGTTCGCCTTCGGTACCGGCGCCGCCGCCGTGCTGTACCTCGCCGGGGTGCGGAAGCTGCGGGCCCGGGGCGACGCGTGGCCGGTCGGGCGGACCATCGCCTGGATGCTGGGCCTGGCCGTCACCGTGGTCGCGACGATGAGCGGGCTCGCGGTGTACGGGAAGGTGATGTTCAGCGTCCACATGGGCCAGCACATGATCCTCGCGATGACCGTTCCGATCCTGCTCGTCCTCGGCGCGCCGGCCACCCTTGCCCTGCGAACCCTCCCGACCGCGGCCAAGGACGGTCCGGACGGGCCGCGCGAGGTGCTGATGCGGCTGCTACACAGCCGCTACGTCAAGGTTATTTCCCATCCCGCAGTGGCGGGCATCCTGTTCATCGGCAGCGCCTTCGCGGTCTACTACACGTCGCTGTTCGAGACCCTCATGCGCAGCCATCTCGGCCACATGGTGATGCTGATCCACTTCCTGGCGGTGGGCCTGCTGTTCTTCTGGGTGATCATCGGTATCGATCCGGGCCCCCGCCGGCCGCCGCACCTGGGCCGCCTCTTCGTACTGATGCTGACCATGCCGTTCCACTCGTGGTTCAGTATCTCCCTGATGAGCTCCACCGGCCTCCTCGCCGAGGACTGGTGGACGACGGTGGCCCGCTCCTGGGGCCCTTCACTCGCCGATGACCAGTACAACGCCGGCGCGATCGCCTGGGCCACCGGCGACATCCCCGTGCTGATCACCACGATCATCCTGGCCGCGCAGTGGGTACGCTCCGATGCCCGCGAGGCCCGCCGGGTCGACCGGCAGATCGACCGCGGCGACGCCAACGACCCGCTGGCCGCCTACAACGCTTACCTGGCCAGCCTGCACGCACGCGACCGCCGCGCCCCGCAAGCTGCCAAGGTCGCCGCCCAGGCAGGGCCGACGTCCCCCCAGAACGCAGGTGAGGAATCATGA
- a CDS encoding DsbA family protein produces MTKLKKNLLVAAALVAVFAGALGTFVLVSSKDSTPAAASADPVTDAQVVRENSHRLTTPQRSELTVVEFLDFECEACGAVHPTVERLREEYKDRVTFIARYFPMPGHRNSRTAAVAVEAAAQQGKFEQMYSKLFATQKEWGELQESKAALFRTYAGELGLDMAKYDAAVNTPATEDRVRADQRDGMGLNVQGTPTFFIDGKKVATPRTYEAFRALIDERLAK; encoded by the coding sequence ATGACGAAACTGAAGAAGAACCTCCTGGTCGCGGCCGCACTCGTGGCTGTCTTCGCCGGCGCCCTCGGCACGTTCGTGCTCGTCTCTTCCAAGGACTCGACCCCTGCCGCCGCGTCCGCCGACCCGGTGACCGACGCGCAGGTCGTGCGGGAGAACAGCCACCGGCTCACCACCCCGCAGCGCAGCGAACTGACGGTGGTGGAGTTCCTCGACTTCGAATGCGAGGCCTGCGGGGCGGTCCACCCGACCGTGGAGCGGCTGCGTGAGGAGTACAAGGACCGGGTCACCTTCATCGCCCGGTACTTCCCTATGCCCGGCCATCGCAACAGCCGTACCGCCGCCGTCGCCGTGGAAGCCGCAGCCCAGCAGGGCAAGTTCGAGCAGATGTACAGCAAGCTGTTCGCCACGCAGAAGGAGTGGGGTGAGCTGCAGGAGTCGAAGGCGGCCCTCTTCCGTACCTACGCCGGCGAACTCGGTCTGGACATGGCCAAGTACGACGCGGCGGTGAACACCCCGGCCACCGAGGACCGGGTACGCGCAGACCAGAGGGACGGCATGGGCTTGAACGTGCAGGGCACACCCACCTTCTTCATCGACGGGAAGAAGGTCGCCACGCCGCGCACGTACGAGGCGTTCAGGGCACTCATCGACGAACGGCTCGCCAAATGA
- a CDS encoding carbonic anhydrase: MSRTDGRPVLPRLTEGARNYPAHAASHGIQLAPLADVHSPKVMFIACSDARLVPTLITGSLPGEVFELRTHGAVLPRFDPERPSGEALTIEYAVATLKVTDIVVCGHSHCDVVDVGVTDGVQSAEEAGALTTGDFTAAGHSHVVRQLDVLSDYAFVAPRLADGSLRTHGWYHELETGSTLRFRPHLSSFLPL; encoded by the coding sequence ATGAGCCGGACCGACGGGCGTCCGGTTCTTCCCCGGCTCACCGAGGGCGCCCGCAACTACCCGGCACACGCCGCCTCCCACGGCATTCAGCTGGCACCGCTGGCGGACGTCCACAGCCCGAAGGTCATGTTCATCGCGTGCTCCGACGCCCGACTGGTGCCCACGCTGATCACCGGGAGCCTGCCCGGAGAGGTGTTCGAGCTGCGCACCCACGGCGCAGTACTCCCACGCTTCGACCCCGAGCGCCCCTCGGGCGAAGCCCTGACGATCGAGTACGCGGTCGCCACCTTGAAGGTGACCGACATCGTCGTGTGCGGACACTCCCACTGCGACGTCGTCGACGTGGGCGTCACCGACGGCGTGCAGTCGGCAGAGGAGGCGGGTGCCCTGACCACGGGAGATTTCACCGCCGCCGGGCACAGCCACGTGGTGCGCCAGTTGGACGTCCTCAGCGACTACGCCTTCGTCGCCCCCCGCCTGGCCGACGGTTCCCTGCGCACCCACGGCTGGTACCACGAGCTCGAGACCGGCTCCACGCTCCGCTTCCGGCCGCACCTCAGCTCCTTCCTTCCGCTGTGA
- a CDS encoding DUF3093 domain-containing protein yields the protein MTSPSALAYDERLTAPRTWWLIAVAVGMAMALIVFPYGPLAALGGFAAGTVVTCMWVSAQGSSRIRVTADQLIADDARIPLKALGEAQVLEGEEARAWRTYKADMRAHMMMRSYITTAVRVEVTDPADPTPYVYLSTRTPQALADALKNAGRNA from the coding sequence ATGACCTCACCCTCCGCACTCGCCTACGACGAGCGGCTCACGGCCCCGCGCACCTGGTGGCTCATCGCCGTCGCGGTCGGCATGGCCATGGCCCTGATCGTCTTCCCGTACGGCCCGCTGGCCGCGCTCGGCGGCTTTGCGGCCGGCACCGTGGTGACCTGCATGTGGGTCAGCGCCCAGGGTTCTTCCCGTATCCGCGTCACCGCCGATCAGCTCATCGCCGACGACGCCCGTATCCCGCTGAAGGCCCTGGGCGAGGCCCAGGTACTGGAAGGCGAGGAGGCACGGGCGTGGCGCACCTACAAGGCCGACATGCGGGCCCACATGATGATGCGCAGCTACATCACCACCGCGGTACGCGTCGAGGTGACCGACCCGGCCGATCCGACCCCGTACGTCTACCTGTCGACCCGCACTCCGCAGGCTCTGGCGGACGCCCTGAAAAACGCGGGCCGGAACGCCTGA
- a CDS encoding DUF3105 domain-containing protein produces MALPKKSAAAARRAKLDEVRRAQAAHDRRMKIITVAVCTAIFLALAGTTTYFLVTIKGEEKKKEAAKSAPISGEQSWDKLTQNHVAQAVNYPMTPAVGGDHAQAWMNCNGDVYEKEIRQENAVHALEHGAVWITYSEKATPDDVKKLTERVKKTPYTLMSPHSKQTSPITLSAWGKQVSVDSASDPRLNTFLTKYIQGPQTPEPGAACTNGLTA; encoded by the coding sequence ATGGCCCTGCCCAAGAAGTCCGCCGCAGCCGCGCGACGCGCGAAGCTCGACGAAGTACGCCGCGCCCAAGCTGCGCACGACCGCCGCATGAAGATCATCACTGTCGCCGTCTGCACGGCGATCTTCCTCGCGCTGGCCGGAACCACCACCTATTTCCTCGTCACCATCAAGGGTGAGGAGAAGAAGAAGGAGGCGGCCAAGTCCGCCCCCATCAGCGGGGAGCAGTCTTGGGACAAGCTCACCCAGAACCACGTCGCCCAGGCGGTGAACTACCCCATGACCCCTGCCGTCGGCGGCGACCACGCGCAGGCGTGGATGAACTGCAACGGCGACGTGTACGAAAAGGAGATCCGGCAGGAGAACGCCGTGCATGCTCTCGAGCACGGCGCCGTCTGGATCACCTACAGCGAAAAGGCCACGCCCGACGACGTCAAGAAGCTCACCGAACGGGTGAAGAAGACCCCGTACACGCTGATGAGCCCGCACTCGAAGCAGACCTCGCCGATCACGTTGTCCGCCTGGGGCAAGCAGGTCAGCGTCGACAGCGCCTCCGACCCGCGGTTGAACACCTTCCTCACCAAGTACATCCAGGGCCCCCAGACTCCCGAGCCCGGCGCGGCCTGCACGAACGGCCTGACAGCGTGA
- a CDS encoding DUF305 domain-containing protein, producing the protein MSGAAVRPRWLAWGAAWLLLCAFAAALVLASPSGGAATASPDPATAADAGFARDMAVHHQQAVEMSFLVRDNTDDEAVRTLAYDVINTQANQRGMMLGWLDMWQAPKVSADGAMTWMDGHSGGMAVTEMPGMATREQLDRLKAAKGRDAEVLYLQLMIPHHQGGVAMAEAAEKQAKNPQVKALAGGMVRAQQSEIDLMTSMLTQRDATAMPASSAPAPSTPVPPAHH; encoded by the coding sequence GTGAGCGGCGCCGCCGTTCGGCCGCGGTGGCTGGCGTGGGGTGCGGCCTGGCTGCTGCTCTGCGCGTTCGCGGCCGCCTTGGTGCTCGCGTCCCCTTCCGGAGGGGCAGCCACCGCAAGTCCGGATCCCGCGACGGCCGCCGACGCAGGCTTCGCCCGCGACATGGCCGTCCACCACCAGCAAGCCGTGGAGATGTCCTTCCTCGTCCGGGACAACACCGACGACGAGGCAGTACGGACCCTGGCCTACGACGTCATCAACACCCAGGCCAACCAGCGCGGCATGATGCTCGGCTGGCTGGACATGTGGCAGGCCCCCAAAGTCTCCGCAGACGGGGCGATGACGTGGATGGACGGCCACAGCGGCGGCATGGCGGTCACCGAGATGCCCGGCATGGCCACCCGTGAACAGCTGGACCGGCTGAAGGCGGCGAAGGGGCGTGATGCCGAAGTCCTCTACCTGCAGTTGATGATCCCCCACCACCAGGGCGGGGTCGCCATGGCCGAGGCCGCGGAGAAGCAAGCGAAGAATCCGCAGGTCAAGGCGCTTGCCGGAGGCATGGTGCGGGCACAGCAGTCTGAGATCGACCTCATGACGAGCATGCTCACCCAGCGCGACGCCACGGCGATGCCCGCGTCATCGGCGCCGGCACCCTCCACGCCCGTCCCACCGGCACACCACTGA
- a CDS encoding TlpA disulfide reductase family protein, translating into MNHQRSHPHGPPISRWALLLAVPLTALAAAGCTSAPDEGSAETAADKQLLQIPAGRRTPAPDVRGESLTGEALALADHLGKIVVLNVWGSWCAPCRAEAPHLQKVYQDTHDQGVVFLGINTRDSTQGNALAFEETFGITYPSLWDPDGRQLLKFKGTVSPSSIPSTVVVDRKGRIAARALKALDEPQLRGMIDPLLKEG; encoded by the coding sequence ATGAACCACCAACGCTCCCACCCGCACGGCCCGCCGATATCGCGTTGGGCACTGCTCCTCGCCGTTCCGCTGACCGCCCTGGCAGCCGCGGGCTGCACCTCCGCACCCGATGAAGGCTCCGCAGAGACGGCCGCCGACAAACAACTGCTGCAGATTCCCGCCGGCCGACGGACGCCCGCCCCGGACGTCAGAGGCGAATCCCTGACCGGTGAAGCACTCGCGCTCGCCGACCACCTCGGCAAGATCGTCGTGCTGAACGTCTGGGGGTCCTGGTGCGCCCCGTGCCGAGCCGAGGCCCCCCACTTGCAGAAGGTCTACCAGGACACCCACGATCAAGGCGTGGTCTTCCTGGGCATCAACACCCGTGACTCCACCCAAGGCAACGCGCTCGCCTTCGAGGAGACCTTCGGCATCACCTATCCGAGTCTGTGGGACCCGGACGGACGGCAGCTACTGAAGTTCAAGGGCACCGTCTCACCGTCGTCGATCCCCAGCACCGTCGTCGTGGACCGCAAAGGCCGTATCGCGGCCCGCGCGCTGAAGGCTCTGGACGAGCCGCAGCTCCGGGGCATGATCGACCCCCTGCTCAAGGAGGGCTGA
- a CDS encoding cytochrome c biogenesis CcdA family protein has protein sequence MLLSAGIETTVLSGSLMLALPIAALAGAVSFFSPCVLPLVPGYLSYVTGMSGADLAEARRGRILAGTLLFLAGFTAVFVSFGAAFGYAGNALLEYQEPLIRAMGGLTIAMGLSFLGVLPGMSREWRLHRRPAAGLVGAPMLGVLFGLGWTPCIGPTLGAVQALAFSEASAARGAILTVAYCAGLGLPFLAAGLAFRKALGFFDWIKARYQWVMRIGGGMMIATGVLMVSGVWSFLIRQMQSWTVGFTVGI, from the coding sequence GTGCTGCTGTCGGCCGGTATCGAAACCACCGTACTCAGCGGGTCGCTGATGCTGGCGCTGCCGATCGCCGCACTCGCGGGAGCGGTGTCCTTCTTCTCCCCCTGCGTGCTGCCCCTGGTCCCCGGCTACCTCTCCTACGTGACGGGCATGAGCGGCGCAGACCTCGCCGAGGCCCGCCGCGGCCGGATCCTGGCCGGAACGCTGCTCTTCCTCGCGGGCTTCACCGCGGTCTTCGTCTCTTTCGGTGCCGCTTTCGGGTACGCGGGCAACGCGCTGCTCGAGTACCAGGAGCCGTTGATCCGCGCCATGGGCGGCCTGACCATCGCGATGGGGCTGTCCTTCCTTGGCGTGCTGCCGGGCATGAGCCGGGAATGGCGCCTGCACCGGCGCCCCGCCGCCGGACTGGTCGGGGCGCCCATGCTCGGCGTCCTGTTCGGCCTCGGATGGACCCCCTGCATCGGACCGACCCTCGGCGCCGTACAGGCACTGGCCTTCAGCGAAGCCAGCGCCGCGCGCGGCGCGATCCTGACCGTCGCGTACTGTGCCGGACTGGGTCTGCCCTTCCTTGCCGCCGGTCTGGCGTTCCGCAAGGCGTTGGGCTTCTTCGACTGGATCAAGGCCCGGTACCAATGGGTCATGCGTATCGGCGGCGGCATGATGATCGCCACGGGAGTGCTGATGGTGAGTGGAGTGTGGTCCTTCCTCATCCGCCAGATGCAGTCCTGGACTGTCGGATTCACCGTCGGTATCTGA
- a CDS encoding SCO family protein, translated as MHSRSTRLRFTAAAGALSAALFLSGCGTPTAPATDAAAQKETKSPYKGTEIDQPFDKPDLRLTGTDGQPYDLRQKTAGRATLLFFGYTNCPDVCPTTLGDVSVALQRQPQEIRDKIDVVFVTTDPARDTPEQLGKWLQAFGDRFTGMTGDLVQVKQAAKSLGVSVEDPTVHHDGKVTSSHGTQVLAFLPTDNKAHVLYTSGTPTDSFIKDLPLLAGGVTSNR; from the coding sequence GTGCACTCCCGCTCCACGCGCCTCCGCTTCACAGCCGCCGCAGGCGCACTCTCCGCCGCCCTCTTCCTCTCGGGCTGCGGCACACCGACAGCACCCGCCACCGATGCAGCCGCACAGAAGGAAACGAAGTCGCCGTACAAAGGCACCGAGATCGACCAGCCATTCGACAAGCCGGACCTGCGCCTGACGGGCACCGACGGCCAGCCCTACGATCTGCGTCAGAAGACGGCCGGGCGCGCGACCTTGCTGTTCTTCGGCTACACCAACTGCCCTGATGTATGCCCCACCACCCTGGGAGACGTCTCGGTGGCCCTCCAGCGGCAGCCTCAGGAGATCCGCGACAAGATCGACGTCGTGTTCGTCACCACCGACCCGGCCCGCGACACCCCTGAGCAGCTCGGCAAGTGGCTCCAGGCATTCGGGGACCGTTTCACCGGCATGACGGGAGACCTCGTGCAGGTCAAGCAAGCCGCGAAGTCTCTCGGCGTCAGCGTGGAAGACCCGACCGTCCATCACGACGGCAAGGTCACTTCCTCGCACGGCACCCAGGTCCTGGCATTCCTTCCGACGGACAACAAGGCGCACGTCCTGTACACCAGCGGCACACCCACGGATTCCTTCATCAAGGACCTGCCTCTGCTGGCAGGCGGCGTGACGTCCAACCGATGA
- a CDS encoding DUF305 domain-containing protein, which produces MGAVIALAILAAAALLISRPGSSSPGSSSVDAGFARDMAVHHQQAVELSIIVRDRAGSEDVRTLAFDVINTQANQRGMLLGWLELWGLPKTSQDPPMAWMGHGGMNHDARDGSFMPGMATNAQVDELRAASSKAAEVLYLRLLTAHHRGGVEMAQAAADRAETDVVRRLAQGMVEGQRSEMKLMADMLTQRGAGA; this is translated from the coding sequence GTGGGCGCCGTCATCGCCCTCGCGATCCTCGCCGCCGCCGCGTTGTTGATCAGCCGCCCCGGCAGTTCCTCACCCGGCAGTAGCTCGGTGGACGCCGGCTTCGCCCGTGACATGGCCGTCCATCACCAGCAGGCAGTCGAGCTGTCGATCATCGTCCGTGATCGCGCCGGCAGCGAGGACGTCCGCACGCTTGCCTTCGATGTCATCAACACCCAAGCCAACCAGCGCGGGATGCTGCTCGGCTGGCTTGAGCTCTGGGGTCTACCCAAGACCTCACAGGATCCGCCGATGGCGTGGATGGGGCACGGCGGCATGAACCACGACGCGCGTGACGGCTCGTTCATGCCGGGTATGGCCACGAATGCACAGGTCGACGAGTTGCGTGCGGCCAGCAGCAAGGCGGCCGAGGTCCTCTATCTGCGTCTGCTCACCGCCCATCACCGGGGAGGGGTGGAGATGGCCCAGGCCGCGGCGGACCGAGCCGAGACCGATGTGGTCCGACGGCTCGCCCAAGGCATGGTCGAAGGACAGCGGTCGGAGATGAAGCTGATGGCGGACATGCTCACGCAGCGCGGGGCCGGCGCCTAG
- a CDS encoding DUF3105 domain-containing protein, translated as MGSKDPKDTSAARRARIEELRRAERARERRGKLMTVVVSLVILAVIVAAGWYLVASTNESEKTRAAPVAGEKTWLDLSREHVTRDVAYPMSPAAGGDHHPVWQNCNGDVYEKSVTEENSVHSLEHGAVWVTYSSEAASDDVKALSERVSKTPYTLMSPAPGQSSPVTLTAWGHQLNVAQASDARVAEFLDKYVQGPQTPEPGAACTGGRTS; from the coding sequence ATGGGCTCCAAGGATCCAAAGGACACATCCGCCGCGCGCCGTGCCCGGATCGAGGAGCTGCGCCGTGCGGAGCGGGCCCGCGAACGGCGGGGCAAACTCATGACGGTCGTGGTCTCCCTGGTCATACTCGCGGTCATCGTCGCTGCTGGCTGGTATCTCGTCGCCTCCACGAACGAGAGCGAAAAGACGAGAGCCGCCCCGGTCGCGGGCGAGAAGACCTGGCTCGACCTGAGCCGGGAACATGTGACCAGGGATGTCGCCTATCCGATGTCCCCCGCCGCCGGCGGTGACCACCACCCGGTCTGGCAGAACTGCAACGGCGATGTCTACGAAAAGTCGGTGACCGAGGAGAACTCCGTTCACTCGCTCGAGCACGGGGCCGTCTGGGTCACGTACTCGAGCGAGGCGGCTTCCGACGACGTGAAGGCGCTCAGTGAGCGGGTGTCGAAGACTCCGTACACCCTGATGAGCCCCGCGCCGGGCCAGTCCTCACCCGTCACCCTGACCGCGTGGGGCCACCAGTTGAATGTTGCACAGGCATCGGACGCGAGGGTGGCGGAATTCCTCGACAAATACGTCCAAGGCCCGCAGACTCCCGAGCCCGGCGCCGCGTGCACGGGTGGCAGGACATCGTGA
- a CDS encoding universal stress protein: MAAIVVGVDGSPAADQALRWAAEEAALRNVALRVVHCWSFPYSDGETAVLAGESVRELLQRAAEDVLDVALRAAGTEPASVERRVVHGSPAEVLIEEARDATLLVVGYRGRGGFARLLLGSVSQQCAQHAPCPVVIVRG; the protein is encoded by the coding sequence ATGGCGGCCATTGTTGTGGGGGTCGATGGTTCGCCCGCCGCTGATCAGGCTCTGCGCTGGGCGGCGGAAGAGGCAGCGCTGCGCAACGTTGCCCTCCGCGTGGTGCACTGCTGGTCCTTCCCGTACAGCGATGGTGAGACCGCTGTTCTGGCCGGTGAATCCGTACGGGAGCTGCTCCAGCGGGCGGCGGAGGACGTGCTGGACGTGGCTCTGCGCGCCGCCGGAACCGAGCCGGCGTCTGTGGAGCGGCGTGTCGTGCATGGCTCTCCCGCCGAGGTACTGATCGAGGAGGCCCGTGACGCCACCCTGCTGGTGGTCGGCTACCGAGGCCGGGGTGGTTTCGCCCGACTCCTGCTGGGGTCGGTCAGCCAGCAATGCGCCCAACACGCGCCCTGCCCCGTAGTGATCGTCCGGGGATAG